The Frondihabitans australicus genome includes a region encoding these proteins:
- a CDS encoding GNAT family N-acetyltransferase, with protein sequence MEKVELTTERLTLRAPQPRDADEIAMACRDEGIQRWIPLPDPYTLDSARAFVAEHSDAGWAAGTACVWAIVTSTGFAGVIELNNLGGQSSIGYWLRPQDRGRGLIDEAARAVLDFALSPAPAGLGLDRIEWRAFAGNDASARVAARLGFRFEGTRRASAVIRGERRDEWVAAILRGDPRERVEWDVAGMWEDAADDRVKAAVGVESQTLTVAEITAVLGLEPDLSWNKGERRPTAPPDMPIEPASFTFTSWSIESRLPTTASDDEHLAHLWDRASAAMARVPLLDGDVKPCLLLVRKVDGRTGQGHGFGFESPWLELMGRIGGSIEVDQYLLRTGPDGDD encoded by the coding sequence ATGGAGAAGGTCGAGCTCACCACCGAGCGGCTCACCCTGCGCGCGCCCCAGCCGCGAGACGCCGACGAGATCGCGATGGCCTGCCGCGACGAGGGGATTCAGCGCTGGATCCCGCTGCCCGACCCCTACACCCTCGACAGCGCCCGCGCCTTCGTCGCCGAGCACAGTGACGCCGGGTGGGCCGCCGGCACGGCGTGCGTCTGGGCCATCGTCACGAGCACGGGGTTCGCCGGCGTCATTGAGCTGAACAACCTCGGCGGGCAGTCGTCGATCGGCTACTGGCTCCGGCCGCAGGATCGAGGCCGAGGCCTCATCGACGAAGCCGCCAGGGCCGTGCTCGACTTCGCCCTCAGCCCGGCTCCCGCGGGTCTCGGCCTGGACCGCATCGAGTGGCGCGCCTTCGCCGGCAACGACGCGTCGGCGCGGGTGGCCGCGCGCCTCGGGTTCCGGTTCGAGGGCACTCGGCGGGCCAGCGCGGTGATCCGCGGCGAGCGTCGCGACGAGTGGGTTGCGGCGATCCTGCGCGGTGATCCGCGCGAGCGGGTGGAGTGGGACGTCGCGGGCATGTGGGAGGACGCCGCCGATGATCGCGTGAAGGCGGCGGTCGGGGTGGAGAGTCAGACGCTGACGGTCGCCGAGATCACGGCGGTGCTGGGCCTGGAGCCCGATCTGTCGTGGAACAAGGGCGAGCGGCGACCCACGGCACCGCCCGACATGCCGATCGAGCCGGCGTCGTTCACGTTCACGTCGTGGTCGATCGAGTCGCGGCTTCCGACGACGGCCTCCGACGACGAGCACCTGGCGCACCTATGGGATCGCGCCTCGGCGGCGATGGCGCGCGTGCCTCTCCTCGACGGCGACGTGAAGCCGTGTCTGTTGCTGGTGCGCAAAGTCGACGGCCGCACGGGGCAGGGCCATGGCTTCGGATTCGAGTCGCCGTGGCTCGAGCTCATGGGCAGGATCGGGGGAAGCATCGAGGTCGACCAGTACCTCCTCCGCACCGGTCCCGACGGCGACGACTGA